Proteins found in one Micromonospora sp. WMMD1082 genomic segment:
- a CDS encoding RNaseH domain-containing protein, with protein sequence MLTLGFRIPAAHVGSLLGQVAVYPWGSDFTAAWQRLPKTPRRGGAPIKPPYRQLLTGLTAVHGRPVRIVEDWQLSDEDRDAGIEGMIITTDPINPFHLTTCVRTFERQLRKGEDRNTLAPALPTVDTSRAFTDYITVADSGTAQAPGWLFESAVWAIMAKLASRKLRLEDNGPALTLRMDTDGSLLAWDDLIANQWSDYIGYAMLRVTARIITLPRIPELAIVFDAHMSRINNQWRGSKTAWIERQNSDLPILRVPVKNVRPATDDAPWTTVVANHAAVIAEACGMERLDLDQELPARPGRVRPLVPGPRVHPVGKGPGARVMMRLAEHIARTCPELQPLEWLKNKTTKVRTPRRQVLTDPKGKGEEKTLLVTPEIIADAMEAAGSKRLRLLCLYDTSAARQRMTTQLRAFTPAAAPTFDDEAVEVHPRLVVSFHRVAELLAHGDRDRMALASDIEAIAKQEAGTVVAWVETEYDPKTGKATDDAKNPVRRVLAQLGISAQFLATPPSDTPQQTPRRGRGKNTDAKTDHRAMAAAADLLLRTTGVIHPNMTSDILQDFLDGTGHPSVHLVGLHSRLQHSGVEGVPPKLVVTATAIHAHHDPRRPWTVRMWSDTANQWVPQPTGIAHFHAGPIGSTQRGRRGEKAVESRLHIESILDALPPGPAVIMVDTLSFRSIYPGLQNHHFGVGALPAISLSAVRDVAIVRCNTSREVPRPVNRQGGQQPDDPRQPASPDRYVYQLAGSNLWLLPKSSRLYRAKGGSIGARYTPWTLPTNLRYMLQDDWHSYTSTEITVPQTGIWTAHALVMLTARLSDHTITWDDRTLGPIPLHLSTRADLTHPDYRLDDDDL encoded by the coding sequence ATGCTCACCCTCGGCTTCCGCATTCCCGCCGCGCACGTCGGATCGCTGCTCGGGCAGGTCGCTGTCTACCCGTGGGGAAGCGACTTCACCGCTGCCTGGCAGCGCCTGCCGAAAACGCCACGCCGAGGCGGCGCCCCGATCAAGCCGCCGTACCGGCAGCTACTCACCGGGCTGACCGCAGTACACGGCCGGCCGGTGCGGATCGTTGAGGACTGGCAGTTGTCTGACGAGGACCGTGACGCCGGCATCGAAGGCATGATCATCACGACTGACCCGATCAACCCCTTTCACCTGACCACCTGTGTGCGCACCTTCGAGCGTCAGCTGCGTAAGGGAGAAGACCGGAACACTCTCGCACCTGCACTACCCACGGTCGATACCTCCCGGGCATTCACGGACTACATCACCGTCGCCGACTCCGGCACCGCCCAGGCCCCAGGGTGGCTGTTCGAGTCCGCCGTCTGGGCGATCATGGCTAAGTTGGCGTCACGGAAGCTGCGCCTGGAGGACAACGGACCGGCGCTGACGCTGCGCATGGACACCGACGGTTCGCTGCTCGCATGGGACGACCTGATCGCCAACCAGTGGTCCGACTACATCGGCTACGCCATGCTGCGTGTAACCGCGCGGATCATCACACTGCCCCGTATCCCGGAACTGGCCATCGTCTTCGACGCCCACATGTCCAGGATCAACAACCAGTGGCGGGGTTCCAAGACGGCTTGGATCGAACGGCAGAACAGCGACCTGCCGATCCTTCGGGTACCCGTCAAGAACGTACGGCCCGCAACAGACGACGCGCCTTGGACCACCGTCGTCGCCAACCATGCGGCAGTGATCGCCGAAGCGTGCGGTATGGAACGCCTTGACCTCGACCAGGAGCTCCCCGCGCGGCCCGGGCGGGTCCGCCCGCTGGTGCCGGGACCTCGCGTGCACCCCGTCGGCAAGGGGCCCGGCGCACGCGTCATGATGCGCCTGGCCGAACACATCGCCAGAACCTGCCCGGAACTGCAGCCACTGGAGTGGCTCAAAAACAAGACCACCAAGGTCAGAACACCGCGACGGCAAGTCCTCACAGACCCCAAGGGCAAGGGTGAGGAGAAAACGCTCCTCGTCACCCCGGAGATCATCGCAGACGCGATGGAGGCCGCCGGTAGCAAGCGGCTGCGGCTGCTCTGCCTCTACGACACCTCGGCCGCCCGCCAGCGCATGACGACCCAGCTACGTGCCTTCACCCCAGCGGCGGCTCCAACCTTCGACGACGAGGCGGTCGAAGTCCATCCACGACTCGTCGTATCCTTTCACCGCGTCGCCGAACTGCTGGCGCACGGCGACCGTGACCGGATGGCCCTGGCCAGCGACATCGAGGCCATCGCGAAACAAGAAGCAGGCACGGTAGTGGCCTGGGTCGAGACCGAATACGACCCGAAAACCGGCAAGGCCACCGACGACGCCAAGAACCCCGTCCGCCGCGTGCTGGCGCAACTCGGCATTTCCGCGCAGTTCCTCGCCACGCCACCATCGGACACCCCGCAACAGACGCCACGCCGTGGCCGAGGCAAGAACACCGACGCCAAAACAGACCATCGCGCCATGGCAGCAGCGGCAGACCTGCTGCTACGCACAACTGGCGTCATACACCCCAACATGACCAGCGATATCCTGCAGGACTTCCTTGACGGCACTGGCCACCCATCAGTGCACCTCGTCGGCCTGCACTCCCGGCTTCAGCACTCCGGTGTCGAAGGCGTGCCGCCGAAACTTGTCGTCACCGCTACGGCCATCCATGCCCACCACGACCCACGCCGGCCATGGACCGTGCGCATGTGGAGCGACACCGCTAACCAGTGGGTTCCACAGCCCACAGGCATCGCCCACTTCCACGCCGGCCCGATCGGGTCCACCCAGCGGGGCCGTCGCGGTGAGAAAGCCGTCGAGTCTCGCCTACACATCGAATCAATACTCGACGCGCTGCCGCCCGGACCCGCCGTGATCATGGTCGACACGCTGTCATTCCGCTCCATCTACCCGGGCCTGCAAAACCACCACTTCGGCGTCGGAGCGCTGCCGGCAATCAGCCTCAGCGCGGTACGAGACGTGGCGATCGTCCGCTGCAACACCAGCCGCGAAGTTCCCCGCCCCGTCAACCGGCAAGGTGGCCAACAACCCGACGACCCTCGCCAGCCCGCATCCCCTGACCGGTACGTCTACCAACTCGCGGGCAGCAACCTGTGGCTGCTTCCCAAATCCTCCCGCCTCTACCGTGCCAAGGGCGGCAGCATCGGTGCCCGGTACACACCCTGGACATTGCCGACGAACCTCCGCTACATGCTCCAAGACGACTGGCACTCCTACACCAGCACCGAAATCACCGTTCCCCAAACCGGGATCTGGACCGCACACGCGCTGGTCATGCTCACCGCCCGCCTATCCGACCACACCATCACCTGGGACGACCGCACCCTCGGCCCCATACCACTACATCTATCAACCCGAGCCGACCTCACACACCCCGACTACCGCCTGGATGACGACGACCTGTAG
- a CDS encoding SAF domain-containing protein, with translation MLIVSLLAMVVCAGAFALVYVRADTRVQVLAVTRAVAAGQTIAVADLRVVRVVPDAGVALVPASRASQVIGATAVVPLAAGSLLTESQLGPAAWPPSGQAVVAIPVKAGRIASGVTPGVRVLVIPVAKEGDPQPAPSASGAPAPVKATVVRVAATDGAGSFVVSLLVARADAVRVAGAAGDMSIAVAQD, from the coding sequence TTGTTGATCGTAAGCCTGCTCGCGATGGTGGTGTGCGCCGGGGCGTTCGCGTTGGTCTACGTACGCGCCGACACGCGGGTTCAGGTGCTCGCCGTCACGCGTGCCGTGGCAGCCGGGCAGACGATCGCGGTGGCGGACCTTCGGGTGGTCCGCGTCGTCCCGGACGCGGGCGTCGCGCTGGTGCCGGCCTCCCGGGCGTCGCAGGTGATCGGCGCGACGGCGGTGGTACCGCTCGCGGCGGGTTCGCTGCTGACCGAGTCGCAGCTCGGGCCGGCGGCGTGGCCGCCGTCGGGGCAGGCGGTGGTGGCGATCCCGGTGAAGGCCGGTCGGATCGCGTCCGGGGTGACCCCGGGCGTGCGGGTGCTGGTGATCCCGGTGGCCAAGGAAGGCGACCCGCAGCCGGCACCCTCGGCGTCGGGGGCGCCCGCTCCGGTGAAGGCGACCGTCGTGCGCGTCGCGGCGACCGACGGCGCCGGTTCCTTCGTGGTGTCGCTGCTGGTGGCGCGAGCCGACGCGGTCCGGGTGGCCGGCGCCGCAGGTGACATGTCGATCGCGGTTGCGCAGGACTGA
- a CDS encoding ATPase, T2SS/T4P/T4SS family, giving the protein MATEAELVAEMRGLVAGQMAAHAGTGPMPIAERRRLAERYTADVLDAHAQQAVARGDAPLSAQAEARISRAIVDRIAGAGGLESLLGDKDVENIEANGCDNVFVHRTDGSYERVAPIAESDDELVELIRAFASEAAIGDDEKGTGQERTFDRNNPVLDLRLRDGSRLCAVMSVSARPSLSIRRATMIEANLDDLVGRGMLSAGMAEVIQAAMRARLNTIFAGGTNTGKTTFARAAARAIPATERLITIEDAYELELYDPEVHPNVLAFQSRRANLEGVGAVSMSALVRTALRMRPDRVVVGEARGDEVIDLLKAMSQGNDGSFATVHASSSGQAFTRLMMYAVQAPERLTFEASAMLIAESVHLVVHLDWTPDRKRVVSSIREVVGFDGRDVASNEVWRPGPDRRAMPNTPLRAETLDRLEAAGLRAATIDRIGW; this is encoded by the coding sequence ATGGCCACCGAGGCTGAACTCGTCGCCGAGATGCGCGGGCTGGTCGCCGGGCAGATGGCCGCGCACGCCGGCACCGGGCCGATGCCGATCGCCGAGCGGCGGCGCCTGGCCGAGCGGTACACCGCCGACGTGCTCGACGCACACGCCCAGCAGGCCGTCGCCCGAGGCGACGCGCCGCTGTCCGCGCAAGCCGAGGCCCGCATCAGCCGGGCCATTGTGGACCGCATCGCCGGCGCCGGTGGGCTGGAGAGCCTGCTCGGCGACAAGGACGTGGAGAACATCGAGGCCAACGGCTGCGACAACGTCTTCGTCCACCGCACCGACGGCAGCTACGAACGGGTCGCCCCGATCGCCGAGTCCGACGACGAACTGGTCGAGCTGATCCGCGCGTTTGCGTCGGAAGCGGCGATCGGCGACGACGAGAAGGGCACCGGCCAGGAACGCACCTTCGACCGCAACAACCCGGTGCTGGATCTGCGCCTACGCGACGGGTCACGGCTGTGCGCGGTGATGTCGGTGTCGGCGCGGCCGTCGCTGTCGATCCGCCGAGCCACCATGATCGAGGCGAACCTCGACGACCTGGTGGGCCGCGGCATGCTCTCGGCGGGCATGGCCGAGGTAATCCAGGCCGCGATGCGCGCCCGCCTCAACACGATCTTCGCTGGGGGCACCAACACGGGCAAGACCACCTTCGCCCGCGCCGCCGCCCGCGCCATCCCCGCGACGGAGCGGCTGATCACCATCGAGGACGCGTACGAGCTGGAGCTGTACGACCCCGAGGTGCACCCCAACGTGCTGGCGTTCCAGTCCCGGCGGGCGAACCTGGAAGGCGTCGGCGCGGTCAGCATGTCCGCTCTGGTGCGCACTGCACTGCGGATGCGCCCGGACCGGGTCGTCGTCGGTGAGGCACGCGGCGACGAGGTCATCGACCTGCTCAAGGCGATGTCGCAGGGCAACGACGGCTCGTTCGCCACCGTGCACGCCTCCTCGTCGGGGCAGGCGTTCACCCGGCTGATGATGTACGCGGTCCAAGCGCCGGAACGGCTCACGTTCGAGGCGTCGGCGATGCTCATCGCCGAATCCGTGCACCTGGTCGTGCACCTGGACTGGACACCGGACCGCAAGCGGGTGGTGTCCAGCATCCGCGAGGTCGTCGGGTTCGACGGCCGTGATGTCGCCTCCAACGAGGTGTGGCGGCCCGGCCCGGACCGCCGCGCGATGCCGAACACCCCGCTGCGCGCCGAAACCCTCGACCGACTGGAGGCCGCCGGGCTGCGCGCGGCCACCATCGACCGGATCGGGTGGTAA